A window from Butyricicoccus intestinisimiae encodes these proteins:
- a CDS encoding LTA synthase family protein gives MSQTRKFTFTILRNNPAVSAWLLFAGCGAYLELVLHISVFHTADAHVLFPILFGICIGSAIACFSSLFPSKIGGRLALACLSFLCVCCAVQCVYHGIFGSFMPLSQLTLGANALTNFKEQVVYGIFQQIVPVAALCLPIPLAWYLLRSRRVVLPRLTRKTLLPALGALAGICVLTSGALRLLDGGTVYRLLTNTSTSTESSVRHAGLTATMFEECLAQLGGSSVTLTASALDGDLEQSSSGVDNVDAALDFSALADSAKHDPVSALDQYCASIAPTDKNQYTGLTKDYNLIMICAESFSPYVIDEQRTPALYKLANGGFRFHNYYCSFPNTTTNGEYALCMGLMPDMSRTKTASSFDVSRSNYLPYCMGNVFASRGYPAYAYHNYYGTFYDRNHTHPNMGYTFRAVGSGLDMPLSWPSSDKDMIDASVSEYLDSSTPFCAYYMTFSGHYQYNWDNAMSAKNRDAVCNLPYSETVQAYLACNMELEYALEDLFEQLERAGQADNTVIVLTADHYPYGLSESQYNELAGKDIDTTFEKYHNSFLCYIPNMHPVDVDTYCCDIDILPTLLNLFGVSYDSRLLAGKDILSDSTHVAMLADQSYLTDSFRYNAETGTAQSYDTRPVKDADAQAYCQYVSNVFSFSTQVLNNDYYAHVFGKSAAEQTESYDFSDITDPFEEASALFVAENGYMQAKSRTEFGAQASAAYGEVLRALYRMAGGTQSLSDAAVITWAQEHALISDDVSAQDTVTYGSVSRLFLRYLADRKIDVSLTETDKTQLAQIQAGYTELDDTTCLAMYWMRKHAILQDNDLGQYYSLADQVLNRAQISRCLQGISSLVQSTS, from the coding sequence ATGTCACAAACGCGGAAATTCACATTTACGATCTTGCGGAATAATCCGGCAGTTTCCGCTTGGCTGCTGTTTGCCGGATGCGGCGCATACTTGGAGCTGGTTTTGCACATAAGCGTATTTCACACCGCAGATGCACATGTGCTCTTTCCGATTTTGTTCGGCATTTGCATCGGAAGCGCAATCGCCTGCTTCAGTTCGCTGTTTCCGTCCAAAATCGGCGGACGCCTTGCGCTCGCTTGTTTGAGTTTTCTGTGCGTTTGCTGCGCGGTGCAATGCGTCTATCACGGTATCTTCGGCAGCTTTATGCCGCTGTCCCAGCTGACGCTCGGCGCGAACGCACTGACCAATTTCAAAGAACAGGTTGTGTACGGTATCTTCCAGCAAATTGTTCCTGTCGCTGCGCTGTGCCTGCCGATTCCGCTTGCATGGTATCTGCTGCGGTCACGCCGCGTCGTTTTGCCGCGTCTGACGCGCAAAACGCTGCTTCCCGCATTGGGAGCGTTGGCGGGTATCTGTGTGCTGACCAGCGGCGCTCTGCGCCTGCTGGACGGCGGCACGGTATATCGCCTGCTGACCAATACCAGTACGTCCACGGAAAGCAGCGTGCGCCATGCCGGTCTCACCGCTACCATGTTTGAGGAGTGTCTGGCACAGCTGGGCGGTTCCTCCGTCACACTGACCGCCAGTGCCCTAGATGGCGATTTGGAGCAATCGTCATCCGGCGTTGACAATGTGGATGCCGCGCTGGATTTTTCCGCATTGGCTGACAGCGCCAAGCATGATCCGGTATCTGCCCTTGACCAGTATTGTGCATCCATTGCGCCAACTGATAAAAATCAATATACTGGGCTGACCAAAGACTACAATCTCATTATGATTTGCGCCGAATCGTTCAGTCCATATGTCATTGACGAACAGCGCACACCTGCGCTGTACAAGCTGGCAAACGGCGGTTTTCGCTTTCACAACTACTATTGCAGTTTTCCCAACACAACGACAAACGGGGAATATGCGCTGTGCATGGGGCTGATGCCGGACATGTCGCGCACAAAGACTGCTTCCAGCTTTGATGTTTCCCGCAGCAACTATCTGCCGTACTGTATGGGCAACGTCTTTGCTTCCCGCGGGTATCCCGCCTACGCCTATCACAATTATTACGGCACATTCTATGACCGCAATCACACGCACCCCAATATGGGCTATACGTTTCGGGCAGTCGGCAGCGGTCTGGACATGCCGCTGTCATGGCCGTCCTCTGACAAGGATATGATAGATGCTTCTGTCTCAGAGTATCTGGACAGCAGCACGCCGTTCTGCGCGTATTACATGACGTTTTCCGGTCATTATCAGTACAACTGGGACAACGCCATGAGTGCCAAGAACCGCGATGCCGTCTGCAATCTGCCATATTCAGAAACTGTTCAGGCGTATCTTGCCTGCAACATGGAACTGGAATATGCTTTGGAAGATTTGTTTGAACAGCTCGAACGCGCAGGACAGGCAGACAACACCGTGATTGTTTTAACCGCTGACCATTATCCATATGGATTGTCTGAAAGCCAATACAACGAGCTTGCCGGAAAGGACATTGACACGACATTTGAAAAATATCACAATTCGTTTTTGTGTTATATTCCAAACATGCATCCGGTCGATGTGGATACCTATTGCTGTGATATCGACATTCTGCCGACTCTGCTCAATCTGTTTGGTGTTTCCTACGATTCCCGCCTGCTCGCCGGAAAAGATATTTTGTCTGACAGCACCCATGTTGCTATGCTGGCTGACCAAAGTTATTTGACGGATTCTTTCCGCTACAACGCGGAAACCGGTACCGCACAATCGTATGATACCCGTCCTGTCAAAGATGCCGACGCCCAAGCATACTGTCAGTATGTCAGCAATGTTTTTTCGTTTTCCACGCAAGTGCTGAACAACGACTACTACGCCCATGTATTTGGGAAATCAGCAGCCGAACAAACAGAAAGTTATGATTTTTCCGACATCACCGACCCTTTTGAGGAGGCAAGTGCCCTATTTGTCGCAGAAAACGGCTATATGCAGGCAAAATCCCGCACAGAATTCGGCGCACAAGCCTCTGCAGCCTATGGAGAAGTCCTGCGCGCCCTGTATCGCATGGCAGGCGGCACGCAAAGCCTTTCTGACGCCGCTGTGATAACCTGGGCACAGGAACACGCATTGATTTCTGACGATGTCTCTGCACAGGACACCGTGACCTATGGTTCTGTCAGCCGATTGTTCCTGCGCTATCTCGCAGACCGGAAAATAGATGTCTCTCTGACAGAAACAGATAAAACCCAGCTGGCACAAATTCAAGCAGGATATACAGAATTGGATGATACCACGTGTCTGGCTATGTATTGGATGCGCAAGCATGCCATTTTACAGGACAACGACCTCGGACAGTATTATTCTCTGGCGGATCAGGTTTTAAACCGCGCGCAAATATCGCGGTGTCTGCAGGGTATTTCTTCGCTTGTACAATCAACATCTTAA
- a CDS encoding putative quinol monooxygenase: MSNPILVTVRYTVKDGKREEFYRHIVEQGIDTASRAEDGNRKYDYYYPTDSEQDLCLLELWDSREAQKIHGTTDHYQKLSNLKVTYVTNAEIHIYDLAE, translated from the coding sequence ATGAGCAATCCCATTCTTGTTACCGTTCGCTATACCGTCAAGGACGGCAAGCGCGAAGAATTTTACCGTCACATCGTCGAGCAGGGCATCGACACGGCATCGCGCGCGGAGGATGGAAACCGCAAATACGACTACTATTATCCGACGGATTCCGAGCAGGATCTGTGCCTGTTGGAGCTGTGGGACAGCCGCGAAGCACAAAAAATTCACGGCACGACCGACCATTATCAGAAGCTGTCCAACTTGAAGGTAACCTATGTCACAAACGCGGAAATTCACATTTACGATCTTGCGGAATAA
- a CDS encoding GDSL-type esterase/lipase family protein, which produces MRQILCFGDSNTWGLDGDSGKRLPWGVRWTSLLQEKLGQQYHVIEEGLCGRTTIFDDPLRDGRRGTELLPILLETHATVDGVVLMLGTNDCKTAFGASAEVIGKGIERLLRQIRYAAPQAEILLISPIYLGDNVWRPECDPEFSQASIVVSQRLQSVYETIAKKWHVGFLRAADYAVCSAKDQEHMNAAGHAAFAEAVSREVRQLFAERQAVGAA; this is translated from the coding sequence ATGCGTCAAATACTTTGCTTTGGAGATTCCAATACATGGGGATTGGATGGAGACAGCGGAAAACGACTGCCGTGGGGCGTTCGTTGGACCAGTCTGCTGCAAGAAAAATTAGGGCAGCAGTATCATGTGATCGAGGAAGGGCTGTGCGGACGCACAACAATTTTCGATGATCCGCTGCGCGACGGCAGACGCGGCACAGAATTGCTTCCGATTTTGTTGGAAACACATGCGACAGTGGATGGTGTTGTTTTGATGCTGGGCACGAACGACTGCAAAACGGCATTTGGTGCATCGGCAGAAGTGATTGGAAAAGGTATCGAGCGATTGCTCCGACAAATCCGCTATGCTGCACCGCAGGCAGAAATCCTGCTGATTTCTCCGATTTATCTGGGAGACAATGTTTGGAGACCGGAATGTGATCCGGAATTTTCGCAGGCATCCATTGTTGTTTCACAGCGTCTGCAGTCGGTTTATGAGACCATTGCAAAAAAATGGCATGTCGGATTTCTGCGCGCAGCAGACTATGCTGTTTGCAGCGCAAAGGATCAAGAGCATATGAATGCGGCGGGTCATGCCGCTTTTGCAGAAGCAGTTTCACGCGAAGTCCGGCAGCTGTTTGCAGAGAGACAAGCGGTTGGCGCAGCGTAA